GGCCGTTGCCAAGGTTGAAGATGTTGCTCGCACTGCCGCTGCGCAGATAAGTGACTGCACGGACATGCGCATCCGCCAGATCGCTGACATGGATGTAGTCGCGTACGCAGGTTCCGTCCTCTGTCGGGTAGTCTTCCCCGAACACTGCGATATTCTCGCGCTGCTTCAGTGCAGCCTGGAGCACCAGCGGAATCAGGTGGCTCTCCGGACGGTGGTCTTCACCGATTTTGCCGCTGGCGTGTGCGCCTGCTGCATTGAAGTAGCGTAGCGCTACGTATTTGATGCCGAGCACTTTGTCGAACCAGGCCATCATGCGTTCCATGGTCAGCTTGGTCTCGCCGTAGACATTCGCAGGCTCCGTGCGGTCGGTCTCTTCGATAGGCACCTTTTCCGGTTCGCCGTAGGTGGCGGCTGTGGAGGAGAAGACGATTTTATCCACACCGGCCTGCTGCATGGCTTCGAGAAGACACTGCGTTCCATAAACATTGTTGTCGTAGTATTTAACCGGGTCCTTCATGCTCTCGCCCACCAGGGAGCTGGCTGCGAAGTGAATTACCGCTTCGATCTCATTCTCGGAGAACAGCTTCGCCAGCAGCGCCTTGTCGCGCAGGTCGCCCTCATACAGCTTGCCGCCCAGCAGCGCCTCGCGGTGCCCTGTCAGCAGATTGTCAATCACCACAACCTCTTCCCCGCGGTCCAGCAGCTCTGCTACTGTGTGTGAACCGATGTATCCTGCGCCGCCCGTTACCAGAATCGCCATCTTATTTCACTCCTTTCAATTCTTCCACGCCGTTGCCGATACCGCATACATAGAATTCGCCGGTCAGGCCGGTTCTGTTCTTGTAGGCTTCTCCAACTTCCGTGATGAACCGCTGCACATCATCCTCATGTACCAGCGATACTGTACATCCCCCGAATCCTGCGCCGGTCATCCGTGAGCCCAGTGTGCCCGGAATGCGCTGCGCTTCTTCCACCATCACGTCCAGCTCCTCGCAGCTGACTTCATAGAGGTCGCGGAGGGAGACATGGGAGTCATTCATGTACAGGCCGAACTGCTTCAGATCATTGTTCTTCAGCACCTCCACCGAGTCAAGCACACGCTGATTCTCCTCCACTACATGGCGGGCCCGGCGCTTTACAGTTTCATCCGTAATTTTGTCCTGCAGAAGCTCGAACTGCTCAGGCTTCACCTCAGCCAGATAGGACAGGGAGGGAACCTCCTGCTTCAGAATAGCGAGCGCCTCCTCACATTGGCTGCGGCGCTCATTATACTTCGAGTCCACCAGACCGCGCTTCTTGTTCGTGTTGCCGATGACCAGCTTATAGCTGCCCGTCACGAAAGGTACGAGGCTGTATTCCAGCGTATCGCACATGAGCAGGATGGCCTGGTCGCGCTTGCCGTTGGCCACAGCGAACTGGTCCATGATCCCGGAGTTCACGCCGACATACTGGTTCTCCGCGCGCTGGGACAGCAGGGCGATCTCCACCGTATCGGTGTCACCGCCAAGCAGCGTCAGGAAGGCGAAGCCGGTCACTACCTCGATCGAAGCGGAAGAGGACAAGCCCGAGCCGTTAGGAATCTCACCATGGAACAAAAGATCGTAGCCCCCGGATACCGGGTGACCCTTCTTAGCCAGCTCCACCATTACGCCGACCGGATAGTCCACCCATTCGCCGGTCTTGGCTGCGCCGATGTCGCTGAAGTCGATGGAAGCTTCATAAGGGAAATTCGTGGATGCGAATTGAACCTTGCCGTCTGTACGCGGGCGCACGATCAGGGTGGTTCCGAAGTCCAGGGCTGCCGGGAAAACATAACCTCCGTTGTAATCCAGATGCTCTCCAATCAGATTCACGCGGCCCGGTGCGTAGAATACCCGCGCGGCTTCCCCGCTCTCCCCGTACTTTTTGATAAATGTGCTGTTCAGTTCCTGTATGCTCATTATTGACACTCCATCCTTTCGCTGCTTGTGCTGGGACTGTGGATTATAGCTTGCGTCCTTCATGCTTACATTATAATAAAATCAGACTTGCCCTGATAATGCAATCATGTGTGCAATATATGGACAAATGTGACTTTCGTCTCTGAAGAGACTATACTCGGTAAGAAGAAAAGTGAACGGGCGCTCCCTATACACTTAGCTATGGAAGCGTTCTGCTCCAGAAAGGCGGCTTGCCGTGCAACATACCTATTCAGTAGGATCAAATCCTGTATATTACGATGAGCAGCTGCTGCATGTACTCTTTGCGGGAGAGAGCCAGACCCTCCCGCTGCATCAGGCGGGCCCCAAGATCTACGATTACTATCTGCTCCATTATATTGAATCAGGCTCCGGGGTCTTCCGGACAGAGCAGCACACGTATGAGCTGGGAGCCGGAGACTGCTTCCTGATCCACCCGGGCCAGCTGGTCAGCTACATCTCGGATCAGCAGGAGCCCTGGCGCTACCGCTGGGCTGCCTTCACCGGCGGGGATGCCGGACAGCTTGCGCAGCAGGCGGGCTTCACGCCGCTCGCCCCGGTGCTGTCTACCGCTGGCGGCAGCGTAATTCCCGGAGCGCTTGCCGGGATGATGTCCGCCTTCTATGCCAATAAGGAGAGCGCCGCCCTGACCTCTCTGGGATATCTATACCTCATCGCAGGGGAGGCAGCGGAGCTGCTGGTCTCCTCCACCCGGCTGCCGGGTGCGGAATCACAGATCAAGCGGACGGTGAAGCAGATGATTCACTACATGGCTTCTCAGTATGCCCATCCGGTCTCGATTGAACAGATGTGCGGCAGTCTGGGGTATAACCGCGCTTATCTCTCCCGCATCTTCAAGCAGGAGACGGGGCTCTCTCCGGTCACCTACCTGCTCAAGCTGCGGGTGGAGAAGTCGCGCCAGCTGCTGCGTGAACGCCCCGAGCTGTCCGTGGAGCAGGTAGCAGCATCAGTCGGACTGACCGATGCCCTGTATTTCTCCCGGCAGTTTAAGCGCTTCTACCGCCAATCTCCCACCGCTTACCGCCAGGCTACAGCGAATCCTGGGGAGAAATAGCCCTACTGACTAGTACAGCACATCAGATTTAATATGGTGAATATGACCATTACCGGACCTTAACGAGAAGCTGGAACGATAGTAACTGCATTTTGTACAATGGAATGCTGAAAAAAAGGCTTCGAAATAGTATCTATTGTATTCCGTACAATGGAATGTTGACAAAAGCCATTTTATCACCCAAAACACAACATTCTACTGTATGAAATACAATAGAATCTCATTTTATGGTCATCTACGCGTTTTCTATTGCAGGAAATACAATCCACTACTTGAATGTAAGAGCAGAAATCGGTAACGGGTGCTGGATCAAGGATCAGCCCAATATCGGTAAGGGATGAAGCTGCGTTCGTAGCGAAAAAACAGAGATAAGTGTATTCTGTGCAACTAGAAATAGTGAAACGGAAGTCCTTCTTCTTCTAATTGTAGTCTGTACAACTAAATCTGCCCCAAAGGGCGGAAACCAGGGAAAGCAGGGATTTTAATTGTACGAAATACAACTAGGGTGAGAAGAAGAAGTAAAACAGACGTTTTAGTTGTACAAAATACATTTAAACCTATCGCCGACGAGCAGGCACGGTAATCGGGGCACTGCAAACCCACCGTAAGCGATTGACCAAAGCGATTTTCACTAATATAAAGCTGATGCTCTACTAAACCAACAGCCCGTCTCCAGAACAGGAAGCGGGCTGCTTGCGTTGTTAGTTATGGCTGAACGTCTTACGCTTCACTCCTCTGTCTTAAGGATCGTTTCGATCCGGTCCAGCTCTTCCTGCGTGAAGTCGCTATGGGACAGCGCGGCGATATTCTCCTCGATCTGGCTGACCCGGCTGGCGCCGATCAGCGCCGAGGTGACCCGGCCGCCGCGCAGCGTCCAGAGCAGGGCAAACTGGGCCAGACTCTGGCCGCGCGCTACCGCCATCTGGTTCAGCGCATGGATTCTGCGCAGCACCTCCGGCGTAATCCGGCTCTCATTCAGCGCAGCTGAAGGCCCGGCTGCCCGCGAGTCTTCAGGGATGCCGTTCAGATATTTATTCGTCAGCAGACCCTGTGCCAGCGGAGTGAAGGCAATACTGCCCACCCCATGCTCCTCCAGCACCTCCTGAAGCCCGCCTTCAATCCAGCGGTCCAGCATGGAATACCTCGGCTGGTGAATCAGCAGCGGGGTGCCCAGCTCCTTCAGAATGGCAATCGCCTGCCGGGTCTGCTCCGCCGAGTAGTTGGACAAGCCGATATACAGTGCCTTACCTGAACGTACCGCATGATCCAGCGCTCCCATCGTTTCTTCCATAGGTGTGTCCGGGTCCGGGCGGTGGGAATAGAAGATATCCACATAGTCCAGCCCCAGCCGCTTCAGGCTCTGGTCCAGACTTGACAGGATATATTTACGTGAACCCCAGTCGCCGTATGGGCCGGGCCACATCGTATATCCCGCCTTGGTCGAGATTACCAGCTCGTCACGGTACGGCGCGAGATCCCGGGCAAGCACCTTGCCGAACAGCTCTTCCGCCGATCCGGCCGGAGGCCCGTAGTTATTCGCCAGGTCGAAATGGGTCACGCCGAGATCAAAAGCGCGGGTAATCATTGCACGGCCGTTCTCATAGGCATCGATGCCGCCGAAATTATGCCACAAGCCCAGTGAGATGGCCGGAAGCTTGAGGCCGGACCTGCCGGTGCGGTTGTAACGCATGCCTTCATACCGTTCATCACTAGCCACATATACCATGTTATATCCCTGCCTCTCATAACTCTTGTGTGAATATTCTTCTTTAAACACACGGCTTCGTAAGTAATCTTGTTCTGCAAAAAAAGACTGGGCGTTAGCCCAGCAGTCTCTGCACTCTGCCCAGCACCTCTCCGATCCGCTCTGTAATAATCAGATCTGCCTGATCGTCATATGGTGTAGGCTCACCGTTAAGCAATACAGTATGCTGCCCCCTGAAGTAAGTGACCAGGCTTGCAGCAGGCTGAACGGTAAGCGAGGTACCGCCGATGAGCAGCAGATCCGCCGCTGCAATGGCATCCACGGCTTCAATCAGCACTTCTTGATCGAGCGCTTCCTCATAGAGCACCACATCCGGCTTGATGATGCCCCCGCAGTCCTCACAGCGCGGCACAGAGCCTTCCTGCTCCAGCCATTCCTCCAGGCCGTAATAGCGCTGGCAGCCCATGCAGTAATTACGGTGGATAGAGCCGTGCAGCTCCAGAACCCTGCGGCTGCCGGCAATCTGATGAAGGCCGTCTATATTTTGTGTAATGACCGCCTTCAGCCTGCCGCTCTCCTCCAGCTCCGCAAGCAGCCGGTGGGCCCCGTTCGGCTTCGCTTCGGGATGAATCATCTTGCTGCGGTAGAAATCAAAAAAAATGTCCGGCGAGGACATAAAAAAGCTGCGGCTAAGCATCACCTCAGGCGGGTAAGGAGAGTTGTGCTGGGTCTGGTACAGACCTGCTGCCGAACGGAAGTCCGGGATACCGCTCTCCGTCGATGTTCCGGCACCGCCGAAAAAGACGATATTTTTGCTTTTTTGAATCCAGGAAGCCAGTAGCTGTAATTGTTCCATGATCTACACCTGTCCTCTCTGTACCTATTCGTCATGCATTCAGATCGTTAAGCGTAGCGCGGGATAACCGGATACCACAATATCCGCATCCAGCAGATGGTCTGCCCTTCTGTCCGGTGAGATTCCAACCGCAAGCCGCAGTCCCGCCCCCCGGCCCAGCTGCATATCCGCATTGCTGTCACCGATAATAACCGCCTCTTCGGGCAGCAGCCCGAGCTCCCGGCAGGCCTTCTCGGCCATCTCCGGTGCAGGCTTGCCGTATTTTACCCGGTCGCGGGTAACCACTGCCCCGAAGTATTCTGAGATGCCAAGCCATTCCAGATGCTCACGGGTAGCGGACAGATTGTCTGAGGTTACAACGCCAAGCTTCAGGGAAGCGGCGGCACACTGCTCCAGAAATGGCAATAATCCCGGCATGGGCACAACCGTACGGCGGCGGCGAAGCTCATTCATGGCCTCCTTGGAGATGGCATTCACGCTCGTCACCGCTTCATTCCAGGGGACACCCGCCGTATAGAGCTGCCAGGCTAGAATCCCGGTGGATTCCTCAGCCGTTGCCATGGACAGCGGACCTGCGGGATCATAACCGGTAATTCGTCCGGAAGCATCATGCGTCGTCCCCAGCACCGGGGCCAGATCGGCTCCCGTTACAGGTCTGCTGCCAATCAGAGTCAGCTGGCTGCCCAGCCCCTCAAGCACCAGTTCGGCCCAGCTGCCCCAGGTGGCCAGAAGATCAAGCAGCGTTCCGTCCTTATCGAAGAGGATGCCGCTTACGGGAACGGAGAGTTCATTGATGTGCAATACAGGCATTCCAGCGCTCCTCTGCATACGATATATTCATTCAGGTATTTGTTGTTCATTTGCTCTGGCGCAGATTCCCCAGCCAATCCAGCATCGCCCGGACGGTCCGTGACTGCTGTTCTTCTTCGGTAATCGTAGCGGTTCCGTCACCCTTTTGCACGCCATAGCTGCCGAATTGGGCATGGTTGCCACCGTCAACCGACACATATACGGTATTGCCCGGCAGATAGGAACGCCCTTTGTTATAGCTCTTCTGGTCTACGACTTCATCCTGCGTGCCAAGCACAGACAAGACGGACAACGTGGTGTCCTTCAGACTGCCTTTCTCATCGGGATACGAGGCCAGAAAAAAAACGCCTTCCAGCTGGCCGGCATGACCGGCAGCAAAGCGTGAAGCCATTACGCCGCCGAGTGAATGTCCGCCCAGGACGAAGGACTGCTTCGGATGCACGCGAATAATCTCTTCGGCGGCATCGCCTTTGATTACAGCCAGATTAAGCGGCATTCTGGCAATGTAGAACGGGTGACCGGCAGCAGCGACTTTACGGGCCAGCGGCGCATATGCTTCCGCCTTGACCAGTGCGCCCGGATAGAAGATTACGGCGGTGCCGAGCACCACTGAGGGGTCGAACGAGATCCAATTGTCATTCTGTTCAACAGTGACTCCTCCGGCAGAGATCAGAGCAGTTTCAGCCTGTGCCTCCGGCTTATACGGGGTCAGATACCTCCATATAAACACCCCAGCCGTCAGTAGAACCAACACCACTCCTATAAGCACACGGCGTCTGATTATATTCTTTTTCATTAGTGTTCACTCCCGGTTACTGCATACTGAAAATTATAAGGGAATCGGTGAATTCAAACAACCTTCAAGACTTCGCCACATCTGGCCCCAGCCATTTCCAATGATAGCGCTTACTATTGTGATGTATTTCACAATTTATTGTCAGGAAATCATGTATTTTAAAATTAAAGTATCGCCCCCTACGCAAACCCTAATTTCATTGGAGGTTACATCATGACCCGGGAAAGCCCGCTTGACGCGCGCGGAGAGACCTTTTTTCTTAATCTGCGCTTCATGCTTATTGTAACTGTCTTTGTGGCCAATGCGATTGAACCCCTGATTCAAGAAATGAGCGGACTTCACACGCTTTACCAGTGGATCTTCAGTTTTCATATGCCGCTGTTTGTGCTGGTGACCGGATACTTTGCCCGTTCAAGCTTACTTGGAGCGCCTGGACGCAAGGTGCTGCTGCAGATTGCTTTGCAATATGTGATTTTTCAGAGCCTCTACTCCCTACTTGACGCCTCCCTGTTTCACGTCAATAATATACAGCATTCGTTCTTCGCTCCTTATCTGCTGCTCTGGTTCCTGGCCAGCCACATCTGCTGGCGCCTGCTGATGCTGGGCATGAGCCGCTGGACCCGCAGCGCCCAACTGGCCTTCGCTGTTACGGCAGGAGTGGCCGTAGGTTATCTGCAACTGGACGGGATCTGGTTTAGCCTCAGCCGCACCTTTGTCTATTTGCCCTTTTTTGTGATCGGGTACCATTTCTCCTTCGGAGCTTTCGTGAAGCTGTATCAGCGCTATGTCAAAAGCATTGCCGCCGCCGCTTCGCTCCTGCTGCTCCTTGCTATCGGCCTGCTCGGAGGTGATCTCCCCATGGGCTGGCTATACGGCAGTATGACTTATATGCAGCTTGGTGCTCATGAATGGTATGCGGGTCTGTTCCGGCTGGCGGTCTATGGCCTGCAATTCATCGCCTCCCTGTCATTTCTGGGCCTCGTGCCTTACGGGTTAAGCCGCATGACCGGTCTGGGACGCCGGACCCTCTATGTTTTTCTGCTGCATGGCTTTGTGGTCCGCACGGCGGTGATTTCCGGCCTGTATGCCCATATCGGCAATCCTGCCGGAGCAGCTCTTCTGCTCGCCGGTGCAATGGGATGTACGGTGCTGCTCGGCCAGCCTGCGGTCAGACGTCTGCTGAACCCGCTCGTGGAGCCGTCCGTAGACTGGATGATCTCCCTGCAGCGTGCCGCCATCCGGCGCTCTCTTTAGAATGAAGCTGCCACGTTATATCAATTTGCTGAAGTCTATCCTTTACGGAATAGGCTTCTTTCTGTATATTAGCCCAGACTTTACATGCGTGACCCGCCGACAAACTTCACATTGTCCGGTAGAAAAAACAGGCTTTTTGTGATAGACTCACTATTAACGTTCGTAACCAATCACCGCAGGGTACGTATATTTCGGGATTGCAATGCGTTAATGCGGCACTATATTCGCTTCACCAATACTGTTAGGGGGAAAAAGTCATCATGGCAAACAAGAAAATGCGATCAGATATGATCAAAAAAGGCTTCGACCGCGCTCCTCACCGCAGCCTTTTGCGGGCAGCAGGCGTTAAAGAAGAGGATTTCGGCAAACCGTTCATCGCGGTCTGCAATTCCTATATCGATATTGTTCCGGGTCATGTACATCTGCAGGAATTCGGCAAGATCGTGAAGGAAGCCATCCGTGAAGCCGGCGGGGTTCCGTTTGAATTCAATACAATCGGCGTAGATGACGGTATTGCCATGGGTCATATCGGTATGCGTTATTCGCTGCCAAGCCGCGAGATCATTGCCGACTCTCTGGAAACGGTAGTATCCGCGCACTGGTTCGACGGTATGGTGTGCATTCCCAACTGTGATAAAATTACCCCGGGCATGATGATGGGCGCGCTGCGCGTCAACATTCCGACAATCTTCGTCAGCGGCGGGCCGATGAAGGCCGGCGTTGACAGCAAAGGCAAGAAGCTCTCACTGACCTCTGTATTCGAAGGCGTCGGTGCGCATCAGGTCGGCAAGATCAACGATGCTGAGCTGCTCGAACTCGAACAATACGGCTGTCCTACCTGCGGATCATGCTCCGGTATGTTTACCGCGAACTCCATGAACTGTCTGGCCGAAGCTATGGGCCTTGCGCTTCCAGGCAACGGTACGATCCTGGCCGTAGCCGAAGAACGCAGAGACTTCGTCCGCAAGTCGGCAACCCAGCTTATGGAGCTGATCAAGCTGGACCTGAAGCCGCGTGATATCGTAACCCAGGAATCGCTGGACAATGCCTTCGCGCTGGATATGGCGATGGGCGGATCGACCAATACTGTACTGCATACGCTGGCACTGGCTCAAGAAGCCGAAATCGACTATCCGCTGGAACGCATCAACGAAGTAGCTAACCGGGTTCCTTACCTGGCCAAGCTGGCTCCGGCCTCCGATATCTTCATCGAAGATGTGGACCGGGCGGGCGGCGTCAGCGCC
The window above is part of the Paenibacillus sp. FSL H8-0048 genome. Proteins encoded here:
- the ilvD gene encoding dihydroxy-acid dehydratase; this translates as MANKKMRSDMIKKGFDRAPHRSLLRAAGVKEEDFGKPFIAVCNSYIDIVPGHVHLQEFGKIVKEAIREAGGVPFEFNTIGVDDGIAMGHIGMRYSLPSREIIADSLETVVSAHWFDGMVCIPNCDKITPGMMMGALRVNIPTIFVSGGPMKAGVDSKGKKLSLTSVFEGVGAHQVGKINDAELLELEQYGCPTCGSCSGMFTANSMNCLAEAMGLALPGNGTILAVAEERRDFVRKSATQLMELIKLDLKPRDIVTQESLDNAFALDMAMGGSTNTVLHTLALAQEAEIDYPLERINEVANRVPYLAKLAPASDIFIEDVDRAGGVSAVLNELLKKPGAIFGDCMTVTGKTLAENVTGHEIQDTSVIHTIDNPYSQVGGLAVLYGNLAPEGSIIKVGAVDASVGGYHKGPAICFDSQEEALEGIANGKVKEGHVVVIRYEGPKGGPGMPEMLAPTSQIVGMGLGAKVGLITDGRFSGASRGISIGHISPEAAEGGPIAFVENGDIIELDLNNRKIELLVDEEVLAVRRQGWKEFEPKVKTGYLARYSKLVTNASKGGVLKI
- a CDS encoding galactokinase, whose product is MSIQELNSTFIKKYGESGEAARVFYAPGRVNLIGEHLDYNGGYVFPAALDFGTTLIVRPRTDGKVQFASTNFPYEASIDFSDIGAAKTGEWVDYPVGVMVELAKKGHPVSGGYDLLFHGEIPNGSGLSSSASIEVVTGFAFLTLLGGDTDTVEIALLSQRAENQYVGVNSGIMDQFAVANGKRDQAILLMCDTLEYSLVPFVTGSYKLVIGNTNKKRGLVDSKYNERRSQCEEALAILKQEVPSLSYLAEVKPEQFELLQDKITDETVKRRARHVVEENQRVLDSVEVLKNNDLKQFGLYMNDSHVSLRDLYEVSCEELDVMVEEAQRIPGTLGSRMTGAGFGGCTVSLVHEDDVQRFITEVGEAYKNRTGLTGEFYVCGIGNGVEELKGVK
- a CDS encoding HAD family hydrolase, producing the protein MPVLHINELSVPVSGILFDKDGTLLDLLATWGSWAELVLEGLGSQLTLIGSRPVTGADLAPVLGTTHDASGRITGYDPAGPLSMATAEESTGILAWQLYTAGVPWNEAVTSVNAISKEAMNELRRRRTVVPMPGLLPFLEQCAAASLKLGVVTSDNLSATREHLEWLGISEYFGAVVTRDRVKYGKPAPEMAEKACRELGLLPEEAVIIGDSNADMQLGRGAGLRLAVGISPDRRADHLLDADIVVSGYPALRLTI
- a CDS encoding acyltransferase family protein; this translates as MTRESPLDARGETFFLNLRFMLIVTVFVANAIEPLIQEMSGLHTLYQWIFSFHMPLFVLVTGYFARSSLLGAPGRKVLLQIALQYVIFQSLYSLLDASLFHVNNIQHSFFAPYLLLWFLASHICWRLLMLGMSRWTRSAQLAFAVTAGVAVGYLQLDGIWFSLSRTFVYLPFFVIGYHFSFGAFVKLYQRYVKSIAAAASLLLLLAIGLLGGDLPMGWLYGSMTYMQLGAHEWYAGLFRLAVYGLQFIASLSFLGLVPYGLSRMTGLGRRTLYVFLLHGFVVRTAVISGLYAHIGNPAGAALLLAGAMGCTVLLGQPAVRRLLNPLVEPSVDWMISLQRAAIRRSL
- the galE gene encoding UDP-glucose 4-epimerase GalE, which produces MAILVTGGAGYIGSHTVAELLDRGEEVVVIDNLLTGHREALLGGKLYEGDLRDKALLAKLFSENEIEAVIHFAASSLVGESMKDPVKYYDNNVYGTQCLLEAMQQAGVDKIVFSSTAATYGEPEKVPIEETDRTEPANVYGETKLTMERMMAWFDKVLGIKYVALRYFNAAGAHASGKIGEDHRPESHLIPLVLQAALKQRENIAVFGEDYPTEDGTCVRDYIHVSDLADAHVRAVTYLRSGSASNIFNLGNGLGFSVKQVIETAKKVTGLDIPVVVQERRAGDPAVLVASSDKARKVLGWDPQHADLEDIIQSAWSWHSANPQGYGE
- a CDS encoding alpha/beta hydrolase, with amino-acid sequence MKKNIIRRRVLIGVVLVLLTAGVFIWRYLTPYKPEAQAETALISAGGVTVEQNDNWISFDPSVVLGTAVIFYPGALVKAEAYAPLARKVAAAGHPFYIARMPLNLAVIKGDAAEEIIRVHPKQSFVLGGHSLGGVMASRFAAGHAGQLEGVFFLASYPDEKGSLKDTTLSVLSVLGTQDEVVDQKSYNKGRSYLPGNTVYVSVDGGNHAQFGSYGVQKGDGTATITEEEQQSRTVRAMLDWLGNLRQSK
- a CDS encoding NAD-dependent protein deacylase, translating into MEQLQLLASWIQKSKNIVFFGGAGTSTESGIPDFRSAAGLYQTQHNSPYPPEVMLSRSFFMSSPDIFFDFYRSKMIHPEAKPNGAHRLLAELEESGRLKAVITQNIDGLHQIAGSRRVLELHGSIHRNYCMGCQRYYGLEEWLEQEGSVPRCEDCGGIIKPDVVLYEEALDQEVLIEAVDAIAAADLLLIGGTSLTVQPAASLVTYFRGQHTVLLNGEPTPYDDQADLIITERIGEVLGRVQRLLG
- a CDS encoding AraC family transcriptional regulator, translating into MQHTYSVGSNPVYYDEQLLHVLFAGESQTLPLHQAGPKIYDYYLLHYIESGSGVFRTEQHTYELGAGDCFLIHPGQLVSYISDQQEPWRYRWAAFTGGDAGQLAQQAGFTPLAPVLSTAGGSVIPGALAGMMSAFYANKESAALTSLGYLYLIAGEAAELLVSSTRLPGAESQIKRTVKQMIHYMASQYAHPVSIEQMCGSLGYNRAYLSRIFKQETGLSPVTYLLKLRVEKSRQLLRERPELSVEQVAASVGLTDALYFSRQFKRFYRQSPTAYRQATANPGEK
- the mgrA gene encoding L-glyceraldehyde 3-phosphate reductase, which gives rise to MVYVASDERYEGMRYNRTGRSGLKLPAISLGLWHNFGGIDAYENGRAMITRAFDLGVTHFDLANNYGPPAGSAEELFGKVLARDLAPYRDELVISTKAGYTMWPGPYGDWGSRKYILSSLDQSLKRLGLDYVDIFYSHRPDPDTPMEETMGALDHAVRSGKALYIGLSNYSAEQTRQAIAILKELGTPLLIHQPRYSMLDRWIEGGLQEVLEEHGVGSIAFTPLAQGLLTNKYLNGIPEDSRAAGPSAALNESRITPEVLRRIHALNQMAVARGQSLAQFALLWTLRGGRVTSALIGASRVSQIEENIAALSHSDFTQEELDRIETILKTEE